In Candidatus Zixiibacteriota bacterium, the sequence TCATTGACGCCGACACTTACAACCAGTTTTTCACGCTGCACGGCGCGATAATGATATTTCTTTTTATCATCCCCTCGATTCCGGCGGCTTTCGGTAATTTTGTCCTTCCTTTGATGATTGGCGCTAAAGATGTAGCCTTCCCCAGACTTAATCTCGCGAGCTGGTACATATATATTCTCGGGTCACTTTTCGCTCTATACTCAATCATAACGGGGGCGGTCGATACCGGTTGGACATTCTACACGCCGTATAGTACCGAAACCACTACATCGGTAATTTCCATGACGCTGGGGGTATTCATTCTCGGCTTTTCGTCGATTTTCACCGGCCTGAATTTTATCGTAACGATTCACAAGCTGCGCGCCCCCGGGATGACCTGGTTTAAGATGCCGCTGTTTGTGTGGGCGCTTTACGCTACCGCGATAATCCAGGTGCTGGCGACGCCGGTGCTCGGAATCACCCTCATTCTATTGATAATCGAACGTGTGGTGGGAATCGGGATTTTCGACCCGGCCATGGGTGGCGATCCGGTGCTGTATCAGCATTTCTTCTGGTTCTACTCGCACCCGGCTGTTTATATCATGATTCTTCCCGGTATGGGCATTATCAGCGAACTGATATCGGTGTTCAGTCACAAGAAGATATTCGGCTATAAGGCCATCGCGTTTTCATCGCTCGGCATCGCTTTCGTAAGTTTCCTCGTCTGGGGGCACCATATGTTCGTCAGCGGACAGTCGGAACTGGCGGCGATGATATTTTCGTTTCTGACTTTCTTCGTCGGGATACCATCGGGAATAAAAGTGTTCAACTGGGTGACCACGATGTACCGCGGTTCTATCAGTCTTGAGGCGCCGATGCTGTATGCCTTATCGTTTTTGTTTCTGTTTACCATCGGGGGCCTTACGGGGATATTCCTCGGAGCGTTGTCGGTGGATGTGCACCTGCATGACACCTATTTCATCGTGGCGCATTTTCATTACGTGATGATGGGTGGAACGGTGATGGCGTTTCTCGGTGGTTTGCACTACTGGTGGCCCAAGTTCTGGGGACGCATGTACAGCGAATTCTGGGCGAGGATTTCGGTGGCCCTCATTTTTGTCGGCTTCAATGTCACTTTTTTCAGTCAGTTTATACTCGGTTCTCAGGGAATGCCTCGCCGCTATTACAACTATCTCGACCAGTACCAGCCGCTTCACGGTTTCTCGACATTCGGGTCGTGGATACTCGGTCTTGGTTTTGTGGTCATGGCCGTTTACCTGATTCACGCCATATTCAGAGGCAAGGTGGCCGGGGCGAACCCGTGGGGAGCGTTAACTTTCGAGTGGACCACACCTTCGCCGCCGCCGCACGAGAATTTTGATAAAATACCGACCATGGAACACGGTCCTTACGACTATGACAAGATAGTCCCCAGAAGCACGCTGGCGGAGAGCGATTGATGGATCAAACCGTGGGACACCCTGAATTTCTGCAGCATCATTTCAGCGATGTCGAACAGCAGCGCGAGTCGGCCAAACTCGGGATGTGGATATTTCTGCTGACCGAGGTGCTTTTATTCGGAGGTCTGTTCTGCGCCTATTCGATATACCGATCGTGGAACCCGGAGATTTTTCATAACGCTCATCGATTTCTCGATGTTTATCTGGGGACGCTCAACACGGTGGTGCTGATTGTCAGTTCGGTGACCATGGCGCTGGCGATAAGGTCGATGCAGCTCGATCGGAAAAAGCAAACCTTGATATTCCTGATTGTCACCCTGGCTCTGGCGGCGGCGTTTCTGGTGGTCAAATATTTCGAGTACAGCCACAAATTTCACCTCGGGCAGCTTCCGGGCAAATTCTATACGTTTACCGGGATAGAGGGGACCAATCCGCACATATTCTTTTCGGTTTATTTTCTCATGACGGGATTACACGGGATCCACGTTATAGGCGGGATGGCCGTTATCACCTGGCTGATTTTCAAGACGAGGGGCCGTACATTCTCTTCGCAATATTACACGCCGATAGAGATGACGGGCCTTTACTGGCATCTGGTGGATTTGATTTGGATTTTCCTGTTTCCACTTTTCTATCTGGTAGGTTAGAGTTATGAACAAAGAAGCAACCCACACTGTCCCTCACATTTTGCCGATGAAGCTGTACCTTGGCGTCGGCGCGGCGCTGATAGTCCTCACGGCGATAACGGTGACTGTCTCATTCTTCAATTTCGGTCCCTACAATCTGGTTGTGGCTATGTTGGTCGCGGCCACGAAGGCGTCGCTGGTTGCCTTGTTCTTTATGCATCTTAAATATGATAACAAAATTTACCTGGTGATATTCTTGACGTCGGTTGTGTTCCTGGCGGTGTTTATAGTCCTGACCATGTTCGATACCCTGCGCCGGGATGATATTGATGAGTTGAAGGCGGAGCCGATTCGCCGAGAGGCGATAATTTACGATAGCGTGCAGGCTCCGAAGCACGATACGGCCGATTCGACTTTCAAAGTACCGGACACCACCGAATAGGGGTGATCCGGATTGTTATGATATAGATAGTGCCGCAATTTTAGCGACGGAGAAACGATGTAACCGGCCTTTCGAGGCTTTCCGGAAGGGATCCAAAATATGAAGAGTTTTCGTCGTTTCGCTCTGTTTACCACACTGGCGACGTACTTTTTGATTTTTATGGGAGGTCTGGTCCGGGTATCGGGCGCGGGACTGGGTTGCCCGGACTGGCCTAAGTGTTTCGGTCGATGGATTCCGCCCACGAATGTGGAGCAACTTCCGCCGAACATTGATCCGGCGCAATTCAACTTCGTGCTGGCGTGGATTGAATATGTCAATCGA encodes:
- a CDS encoding cytochrome C oxidase subunit IV family protein, translated to MNKEATHTVPHILPMKLYLGVGAALIVLTAITVTVSFFNFGPYNLVVAMLVAATKASLVALFFMHLKYDNKIYLVIFLTSVVFLAVFIVLTMFDTLRRDDIDELKAEPIRREAIIYDSVQAPKHDTADSTFKVPDTTE
- the ctaD gene encoding cytochrome c oxidase subunit I — protein: MNKLPDKSYLNDPKGLKSWLLTRDHKRIGLMYLYAIMTAFLLGGIFAMIIRLELLSPGKDLIDADTYNQFFTLHGAIMIFLFIIPSIPAAFGNFVLPLMIGAKDVAFPRLNLASWYIYILGSLFALYSIITGAVDTGWTFYTPYSTETTTSVISMTLGVFILGFSSIFTGLNFIVTIHKLRAPGMTWFKMPLFVWALYATAIIQVLATPVLGITLILLIIERVVGIGIFDPAMGGDPVLYQHFFWFYSHPAVYIMILPGMGIISELISVFSHKKIFGYKAIAFSSLGIAFVSFLVWGHHMFVSGQSELAAMIFSFLTFFVGIPSGIKVFNWVTTMYRGSISLEAPMLYALSFLFLFTIGGLTGIFLGALSVDVHLHDTYFIVAHFHYVMMGGTVMAFLGGLHYWWPKFWGRMYSEFWARISVALIFVGFNVTFFSQFILGSQGMPRRYYNYLDQYQPLHGFSTFGSWILGLGFVVMAVYLIHAIFRGKVAGANPWGALTFEWTTPSPPPHENFDKIPTMEHGPYDYDKIVPRSTLAESD
- a CDS encoding cytochrome c oxidase subunit 3 family protein, whose translation is MDQTVGHPEFLQHHFSDVEQQRESAKLGMWIFLLTEVLLFGGLFCAYSIYRSWNPEIFHNAHRFLDVYLGTLNTVVLIVSSVTMALAIRSMQLDRKKQTLIFLIVTLALAAAFLVVKYFEYSHKFHLGQLPGKFYTFTGIEGTNPHIFFSVYFLMTGLHGIHVIGGMAVITWLIFKTRGRTFSSQYYTPIEMTGLYWHLVDLIWIFLFPLFYLVG